One segment of Acidianus sp. HS-5 DNA contains the following:
- a CDS encoding YncE family protein, which yields MKRIALAILTTSIIALGVISVLMIPGYMEINKVTPFAYSNTNVGYVKYTLILYDNTLLKGNVISTKSDLGPFGIIYANGRIYVADSGSDTISVINSTTNHVIGNITVKGHPFSLLYDPSNGYIYVTSPLHLLFVINPSTGEVIHNISLFPPPVLDSMAYDPSNGYIYVISCTVVFPLFVINSSTNKVIHEIELGKFPHFVSPLSILYDPSNGYLYVTNYRNTVLVINTSTDKVIANISVGQYPLSLAYDPSNGYVYVTDAMSNTISVINSNNTVVANISVGKWPSSIVYDPSNGYIYVIDTKSNMVSVIDPSTNQVIANITVGKGPSDIVYDPNNGYMYVTNCLSGSISIIATEQATHTSLPLYIMISLIIAAAAVIVVSVVLIKKRQS from the coding sequence ATGAAAAGAATTGCATTAGCTATTCTAACAACATCTATAATTGCACTAGGAGTCATATCAGTCTTAATGATACCAGGTTATATGGAAATAAATAAAGTGACGCCGTTTGCGTACTCTAATACAAACGTAGGTTACGTGAAATACACATTAATACTTTACGATAACACACTACTAAAAGGCAATGTAATAAGCACTAAGAGCGACCTAGGCCCGTTCGGTATTATTTACGCAAATGGTCGTATATACGTTGCAGATTCCGGGTCTGACACAATATCTGTAATTAATTCTACTACAAATCACGTCATAGGGAATATAACGGTTAAAGGGCACCCATTTAGCCTATTATATGACCCTTCTAACGGGTACATATACGTCACGAGTCCATTACACCTATTATTCGTCATCAACCCTTCTACCGGCGAGGTAATACATAATATATCACTTTTCCCGCCACCGGTACTGGATAGTATGGCTTACGACCCTTCTAACGGGTACATATACGTAATAAGCTGTACTGTAGTCTTCCCGTTATTTGTCATTAATTCCTCCACAAACAAAGTAATCCATGAGATAGAACTCGGAAAGTTCCCTCATTTTGTAAGTCCGTTAAGTATCTTATATGACCCTAGTAACGGTTACTTGTACGTGACAAATTATAGGAATACGGTTTTAGTAATTAACACCTCTACTGACAAGGTAATAGCTAACATATCTGTAGGACAATACCCATTAAGTCTTGCTTACGACCCTTCTAACGGTTACGTGTATGTGACAGACGCTATGTCTAACACGATTTCTGTAATTAACTCTAATAACACTGTGGTAGCTAACATATCTGTAGGAAAATGGCCGTCGAGTATTGTTTACGACCCCAGTAACGGGTACATATACGTAATAGACACTAAATCTAACATGGTCTCGGTTATTGACCCTTCAACAAACCAAGTAATAGCGAATATAACGGTTGGAAAAGGTCCGTCAGACATCGTTTACGACCCCAATAACGGGTACATGTATGTGACAAATTGTTTATCAGGGTCTATCAGCATCATTGCTACCGAACAAGCTACGCATACTTCACTACCTTTATATATAATGATAAGTTTAATAATAGCAGCGGCAGCAGTAATAGTAGTGTCAGTAGTCTTAATTAAAAAGAGGCAAAGCTGA
- a CDS encoding VapB-type antitoxin, giving the protein MSTVISVRIKKEIKEELERYGIDIDKEVREFLEELYLKVKAKEYVESWTKLLENVKPSEKGFSETSVREDRESH; this is encoded by the coding sequence ATGTCTACAGTAATAAGTGTGAGGATAAAGAAGGAGATTAAGGAGGAGCTTGAGAGATACGGAATAGATATAGATAAAGAGGTCAGGGAATTCCTTGAGGAGCTTTACTTAAAGGTAAAGGCTAAGGAATACGTTGAGTCTTGGACTAAGCTTTTAGAAAACGTAAAGCCTAGCGAAAAAGGGTTTTCAGAAACTTCAGTGAGGGAAGACCGTGAAAGTCATTGA
- a CDS encoding type II toxin-antitoxin system VapC family toxin, with product MKVIDSSTLVKFFSKEEGWEKVGEVIGEGVVTLDLTIKEVANALWKKVLRGEMSEDVSVKILSDLVNGEAIKIVSQEEYLIDAFRIAVKEKITVYDALFISLAKTKGIELVTSDKKQYEVALKEGLNASILV from the coding sequence GTGAAAGTCATTGACTCTTCTACTCTTGTTAAATTCTTCTCTAAGGAGGAGGGCTGGGAAAAAGTAGGAGAAGTAATAGGAGAAGGTGTAGTAACTCTTGATCTAACAATTAAGGAAGTCGCAAACGCATTATGGAAAAAGGTTTTAAGAGGGGAAATGAGCGAAGATGTTTCGGTTAAGATACTTTCAGATTTAGTTAATGGTGAAGCGATTAAAATTGTAAGTCAAGAGGAATACCTAATAGATGCGTTCAGAATAGCAGTTAAGGAAAAGATAACGGTGTATGATGCACTATTTATTTCCTTGGCTAAGACTAAGGGGATAGAGTTAGTTACATCTGATAAGAAACAGTACGAAGTAGCACTAAAGGAGGGATTGAATGCCAGCATTCTAGTATAA
- a CDS encoding DUF4097 family beta strand repeat-containing protein yields MNQKLMVVLIISILLAGIAAVLVIHSFSISENKKYCFSPVCPVHKVIICSNVANVIISKGSTPKLIIHLMAKGIFLSSKIFSVSYKESNGALIVKVKQCPLVFFFNSRICSYICITLPSPLLDSISISLGNGNVNIENVSSTQVKIYDGNGNIGLMGGDFTSLTLSDINGNIELISANSTNLCVSDSNGNVEIEGSSTSTLHVNDLNGNIELQCDNFSNGNVKTSNGCITLNNALGNYLKACTSNGNINVMVSKYFKLVYYLASSNGNIHVTALPSIRIVTNSGVKYSPPVIYASTANGSLCTSSI; encoded by the coding sequence ATGAATCAGAAATTAATGGTAGTCTTGATAATTTCGATACTCTTAGCAGGGATAGCGGCAGTTTTGGTTATTCACTCGTTTTCTATTAGTGAAAATAAGAAGTACTGTTTTTCTCCAGTTTGTCCGGTACACAAGGTTATAATATGCAGTAACGTCGCTAACGTTATAATCAGCAAAGGGTCTACACCGAAGCTTATAATACACTTGATGGCTAAAGGTATATTCTTGTCATCAAAGATCTTCAGCGTTTCGTATAAAGAGAGTAACGGTGCTCTGATAGTGAAGGTCAAACAGTGCCCATTAGTATTCTTTTTCAATAGTCGCATCTGCTCATACATTTGCATTACTCTCCCCAGTCCATTACTAGACTCTATCAGCATTAGTTTAGGCAACGGTAATGTTAACATTGAAAACGTGAGCTCAACACAGGTTAAAATATACGACGGCAATGGAAATATAGGGCTGATGGGAGGAGATTTTACCTCATTAACTCTCTCCGATATCAACGGGAATATTGAGCTAATAAGCGCCAATTCCACGAACCTTTGTGTTAGCGACAGCAACGGTAACGTGGAGATTGAAGGTTCAAGCACATCAACTTTACACGTCAATGACCTTAATGGTAATATTGAATTACAGTGCGACAATTTCTCCAACGGTAATGTGAAGACGTCAAACGGATGTATAACGTTAAATAACGCTTTAGGGAATTACTTAAAAGCTTGTACTAGTAATGGTAATATAAACGTGATGGTTAGTAAGTACTTCAAGCTAGTATACTACCTAGCTTCAAGCAATGGGAACATTCACGTTACCGCATTACCTTCAATCCGCATAGTCACTAACTCTGGCGTAAAATATTCTCCTCCAGTAATATATGCCAGCACAGCCAACGGGTCTTTGTGTACAAGCTCAATTTAA
- a CDS encoding ABC transporter ATP-binding protein, which yields MIKVMNISKRYGKLIALQDVSFTVNDGEVMGYVGLNGAGKTTTMEIIAGVTEPTSGDVEIEGHSVTKEKKEAVRNLGWVPELPIFEQDVKALDYFVYLAGFYGISKDEAKKKAEELFSALGLSGREKDKLKNYSQGMKKRFALAASMISDPKNFLFDEVLNGLDPEGIAFFRDLAIKLKKEGKAVLFSSHVLSELENIADRIVFIHKGRIIKEMTMEEIRKSASANAFRITLEKVDNEVMDIAKKYGNPKLQGNTIIIEGFNGDVAGLSSALSKYNIVDMGRVGSNLEEIFFKLIGERQ from the coding sequence ATGATAAAAGTAATGAATATTTCTAAGAGGTACGGGAAGCTTATTGCTTTACAAGACGTTTCATTTACCGTAAATGACGGTGAGGTAATGGGCTACGTAGGTTTGAACGGTGCAGGGAAAACTACAACAATGGAAATAATAGCAGGAGTAACTGAACCGACTTCGGGCGACGTGGAAATTGAAGGGCACAGCGTAACAAAGGAGAAGAAGGAAGCTGTTAGAAACTTAGGTTGGGTCCCTGAACTTCCAATATTTGAACAAGACGTTAAGGCTTTGGACTACTTCGTATATTTGGCAGGGTTTTACGGGATAAGCAAGGACGAAGCTAAGAAGAAAGCGGAAGAACTGTTTTCTGCATTGGGCTTAAGCGGGAGGGAGAAAGATAAGTTAAAGAACTATTCTCAAGGCATGAAGAAGAGGTTTGCCTTGGCAGCGTCTATGATTTCAGACCCTAAGAACTTCCTATTTGACGAGGTGCTAAACGGTCTGGACCCTGAGGGGATAGCGTTCTTTAGGGATCTGGCAATTAAGCTTAAAAAGGAAGGTAAGGCTGTATTGTTTTCTTCCCACGTTTTGTCAGAACTGGAGAACATTGCAGACAGGATAGTATTTATTCACAAAGGTAGGATAATTAAGGAGATGACGATGGAGGAAATTAGGAAATCTGCTTCAGCTAACGCCTTTAGGATTACCTTGGAAAAAGTGGATAACGAGGTAATGGATATTGCCAAAAAGTACGGAAACCCCAAGCTACAAGGAAATACTATCATAATAGAAGGATTTAACGGTGACGTCGCAGGTCTGTCTTCTGCACTTTCTAAGTACAATATAGTAGACATGGGTAGGGTTGGCAGTAATTTGGAGGAAATCTTCTTTAAGTTAATAGGTGAGAGACAATGA
- a CDS encoding ABC transporter permease subunit — protein sequence MSSVFYDFKRNFLRIPVLVITLAFVLLGVGMAYNAYSTVVLPHTYLYHDVNVVGMSEGSEVIGYVFNNQGSGISHAKVIVGGGGNTYYTNSSGYFVITTNCTKPILVCYDHQEVSFTVTPLFENVTCFISASGFIRSVPLAFILVKDNLIMLTSNPAGQNVSITFVNVTTTNVTYVERLNGFFNVYKINSPVGSGSLVVSSSGKSVTTTYAYCGSGYISLTLNGLDPAFVFASLAYPLVMIYLAYVMFARPRDTGALKFLLSRPISRTGLFLSRYLGGIAIALVASFLVSALTYFTYTALLSSSNISMPTNVFFYFLDYAIAVLVIMFSLVMMFSTFIKSSTAVLGLSIGVFLFFQIGFGEVFPLSGIIPSFIYSAVHNFFDAVKITAELYYFNPFGIGYYTIYYTGKQFHAVCMVPTIHLPLVVLSVLLWIIVPAVIGLIRFRKIDL from the coding sequence ATGAGTAGTGTGTTTTACGACTTTAAGAGGAACTTCCTTAGGATCCCGGTTTTGGTCATCACTTTAGCCTTTGTGCTTTTAGGGGTCGGAATGGCTTATAACGCTTACTCTACCGTAGTTTTACCACACACTTATTTGTACCACGACGTAAACGTTGTGGGCATGAGTGAAGGTTCTGAGGTCATAGGTTATGTATTTAATAACCAAGGGAGTGGGATAAGCCATGCAAAGGTGATTGTAGGAGGAGGAGGGAATACTTATTATACTAACTCCTCAGGTTACTTCGTAATTACTACAAATTGCACTAAGCCAATCTTAGTGTGTTATGACCACCAAGAGGTATCTTTTACCGTCACACCTCTATTTGAAAACGTTACCTGCTTTATATCAGCCTCCGGGTTTATACGTAGTGTACCATTAGCGTTTATTCTAGTTAAGGACAATTTAATCATGCTTACGAGTAATCCCGCTGGACAGAACGTGTCAATCACCTTCGTAAACGTTACTACTACTAACGTTACTTACGTTGAAAGGCTTAACGGGTTCTTCAACGTTTATAAAATCAACTCTCCAGTAGGTAGTGGGAGTCTGGTAGTTTCTAGTTCTGGTAAAAGTGTCACTACGACTTATGCCTACTGTGGTAGTGGGTATATTAGCCTAACATTGAATGGTCTAGACCCAGCTTTTGTCTTTGCTTCGTTAGCTTACCCATTAGTAATGATATATCTTGCATACGTGATGTTTGCCAGACCTAGGGATACTGGTGCGTTAAAGTTTTTACTTTCTAGACCTATCAGTAGGACTGGGCTTTTCCTTAGTAGATATTTAGGAGGGATCGCAATAGCGTTGGTAGCTTCTTTCTTGGTGTCAGCACTGACATACTTTACTTATACTGCACTCCTTTCTTCTTCCAATATCTCAATGCCCACAAATGTCTTCTTTTACTTTTTAGATTACGCAATAGCAGTGTTGGTAATAATGTTCTCGCTAGTCATGATGTTCTCTACCTTCATAAAGTCAAGTACTGCAGTACTTGGATTATCTATAGGCGTTTTTCTATTCTTCCAAATAGGTTTTGGCGAAGTGTTCCCGCTATCCGGAATAATACCAAGCTTCATATATTCAGCAGTCCATAATTTCTTTGATGCGGTAAAAATCACTGCGGAATTATACTATTTCAACCCGTTTGGGATAGGGTACTATACCATTTATTATACGGGGAAGCAATTCCACGCAGTGTGTATGGTCCCTACAATCCATTTACCTTTAGTAGTCCTATCAGTACTTCTGTGGATTATAGTCCCTGCAGTGATTGGTCTAATAAGGTTCAGGAAGATAGATCTGTAA
- a CDS encoding PaREP1 family protein, translating into MEKVGEDCVEARVIESLSDLLLFLTLWKEGYTRNSAGKAFNAVKALMSALIVANEERLLDLPKDDKEKEWIKKKAHTLPTHGMYGLAQMLRKIGIDIENLARTALDLHDYQYNGFEPGFSVYSKKEEVLTDLITVVKESKKVITTYFPRYEVKEISEKIDELLSEIQG; encoded by the coding sequence ATGGAGAAGGTTGGTGAAGACTGCGTCGAAGCTAGAGTAATTGAGAGTCTGTCTGACCTCCTCCTTTTTCTTACTCTGTGGAAAGAGGGTTATACTAGGAATTCTGCAGGGAAGGCTTTCAACGCTGTGAAAGCGTTAATGAGTGCACTCATAGTAGCTAATGAAGAGAGACTTCTAGATCTGCCTAAGGATGACAAAGAGAAGGAATGGATTAAGAAGAAAGCTCACACTTTGCCTACCCACGGCATGTATGGTTTAGCGCAAATGTTAAGGAAAATAGGAATCGATATTGAAAACTTAGCGAGGACTGCATTGGATCTTCACGATTATCAATATAATGGTTTTGAACCGGGCTTCAGTGTATATAGTAAGAAGGAAGAAGTCCTTACAGATCTTATTACAGTAGTGAAGGAGTCTAAAAAAGTGATAACTACTTATTTCCCCAGGTACGAGGTTAAGGAAATTTCAGAAAAGATAGATGAGCTATTGAGTGAAATTCAAGGCTAA
- a CDS encoding VWA domain-containing protein, protein MAISTKVEFSHAFSFNSPVKAVFKITIVPEKKTKATGFHYIILLDNSLSMEGEKLKTAKRGAINLLNSIPEGNKVTFITFSKVVRVISEFSDAISIIPHIDGITVEPATALYKALNTAIQIAEKYGNPGFIILLTDGEPTDVVEPEPYENLRFPPGFKAISIGIGGDYKEQILKILVDKTGGLLYHIDNPWEVANVLPQLAVKEIGAKDVRVEIDSATPVKLLNYQGPPVRLGAIEGAIKVLGEVEIPSYYQGRLMTVKFTYEDPEGGRKYLETPVQITPARDPSTFLSGVNKDLLLEYRYYSLMNNLVLEINTSNLAEVTKTINEIQEITQQTENVDLVETTRKLQRSLETKDINSASKEITSEVTRKLRSA, encoded by the coding sequence ATGGCAATCTCCACTAAAGTTGAATTTAGTCATGCTTTCTCCTTTAATTCACCAGTAAAGGCAGTATTCAAGATAACGATAGTTCCGGAAAAGAAAACAAAGGCTACAGGATTCCACTACATAATCCTCCTCGACAACTCGCTTTCAATGGAAGGAGAAAAACTGAAGACCGCAAAGAGAGGGGCAATAAACCTGCTTAACAGTATACCAGAAGGTAATAAGGTAACTTTCATAACTTTTTCCAAGGTAGTGAGGGTAATAAGTGAGTTTTCAGACGCCATTTCCATAATACCTCACATCGACGGAATAACAGTAGAGCCTGCTACAGCGCTTTACAAAGCGTTAAATACAGCAATACAGATAGCAGAAAAATACGGAAACCCGGGCTTTATAATACTCTTAACGGACGGCGAACCCACTGACGTAGTAGAACCAGAGCCTTACGAGAACCTGCGTTTTCCTCCTGGGTTTAAAGCAATATCCATAGGCATAGGTGGAGACTACAAGGAGCAGATCCTCAAGATCCTAGTAGATAAAACCGGCGGGTTGTTATACCACATTGATAACCCTTGGGAGGTCGCAAATGTCCTTCCCCAGTTAGCCGTGAAAGAGATAGGGGCAAAGGACGTAAGAGTAGAGATCGACTCTGCAACTCCCGTCAAATTACTTAACTACCAAGGCCCCCCAGTAAGGTTAGGGGCAATTGAAGGGGCAATAAAGGTACTGGGAGAAGTTGAAATACCCTCATATTACCAAGGGAGATTAATGACTGTTAAATTCACTTACGAAGACCCGGAAGGGGGGAGGAAGTACTTAGAGACGCCCGTACAAATAACTCCTGCCAGAGATCCTAGTACGTTCCTTAGCGGGGTAAATAAAGACCTCCTCTTAGAGTATAGGTACTACTCTTTGATGAATAATTTGGTCTTGGAAATTAACACGAGTAACCTAGCGGAAGTTACGAAGACGATAAACGAAATTCAGGAAATAACCCAACAGACTGAAAATGTAGACCTCGTTGAGACTACCAGGAAGTTACAGCGGAGCCTTGAGACTAAAGACATTAACAGTGCGTCTAAAGAAATAACCAGTGAAGTGACTAGGAAGCTAAGGTCTGCGTAG
- a CDS encoding ABC transporter ATP-binding protein, whose product MSIIEVYNLAKRYGDFEALHGLTFSIEEGSITALVGPNGAGKSTLIKIISGLVNRTSGELRVLGEDPWGSQSLPRKISVILDKPFLPSFLTVEEVIQEASSEFGTDYSYALSLMEELNLTNFLKNKIKDLSTGTRQKVQIVFSLLKRPKIIVADEPTANLDVASRFEVYNIFLKLREREHVTVLISSHIASELIAISTHLLGINNGVLRYVGEISKMLRNDLLEEFYITVDNVKKAISALSSYTVEVYGNQIKVRGNLVEIVSELTKQGVKIFYIRNSMLDKSVQGEVGWG is encoded by the coding sequence ATGAGTATCATTGAAGTTTACAACTTAGCTAAAAGGTACGGCGACTTTGAGGCACTCCACGGTCTAACTTTCTCAATTGAGGAAGGGAGCATAACCGCACTAGTTGGGCCAAACGGTGCAGGAAAGTCTACTTTGATTAAGATAATATCAGGTTTGGTAAATAGGACTTCTGGAGAACTCAGAGTGTTAGGAGAAGACCCTTGGGGAAGTCAAAGTTTGCCAAGAAAAATCTCGGTAATTTTAGATAAACCCTTTTTACCTTCTTTCCTTACTGTCGAGGAAGTAATACAAGAGGCTTCTTCAGAGTTCGGCACTGACTATTCTTACGCCTTGTCCCTCATGGAGGAACTTAACCTCACTAATTTCCTCAAAAACAAGATTAAGGACTTATCAACAGGAACTAGGCAAAAGGTTCAGATAGTATTCTCCCTCTTGAAGAGACCTAAAATCATTGTAGCAGACGAGCCGACTGCAAATCTCGACGTAGCCTCTAGGTTCGAGGTTTATAATATATTTCTGAAGTTGAGGGAAAGAGAGCACGTTACTGTTTTAATATCCTCACACATTGCCTCAGAGTTAATAGCGATATCCACCCACCTCCTAGGGATAAACAACGGAGTCCTTAGGTATGTAGGGGAAATATCTAAAATGTTAAGGAACGATTTACTTGAAGAATTCTACATTACAGTCGATAACGTGAAAAAAGCTATCTCCGCTTTAAGCTCTTACACCGTAGAAGTTTACGGTAACCAAATCAAGGTAAGAGGAAACCTTGTCGAAATAGTTTCAGAACTTACGAAGCAAGGAGTTAAGATATTTTATATAAGGAATTCCATGTTAGATAAGAGCGTACAAGGTGAAGTGGGTTGGGGTTAA
- a CDS encoding ABC transporter ATP-binding protein has translation MLQAINVSKKYHKEYVLKDVSLEVNLGERLGIIGLHDTGKTVLTRLLAGLERPSSGKILLDGNKLDRKKIAYVPQAPLFDPLLKAKEIMRYVGNESYLDLVNVDREKKVKDMSLGEKKRLALALCLPFSPDYLLIDDIGEDGEFFLNFIKGFKGGVIITYHNLRDVWETVDKVVILSKGKVTYKGDKEGLRFKVIRTRQLSITLNQYVIKEGEYMEVFERINDNSVEDELKRLGVNYDVEEVPPDEVFLRFYA, from the coding sequence GTGTTGCAGGCAATTAATGTATCAAAGAAGTACCATAAGGAATACGTGCTTAAAGACGTTAGCCTAGAGGTTAACCTTGGGGAAAGGCTTGGAATAATAGGTCTCCACGACACAGGGAAAACAGTATTAACTAGGTTACTTGCAGGGTTGGAGAGACCTTCTTCTGGAAAAATACTTCTTGACGGGAATAAACTGGACAGAAAGAAGATAGCTTACGTCCCTCAAGCTCCACTCTTTGACCCTCTCTTAAAAGCTAAGGAAATAATGAGGTATGTGGGTAATGAGAGTTACCTAGATCTGGTTAACGTCGATAGGGAAAAGAAGGTGAAGGATATGTCCTTAGGAGAGAAGAAGAGGTTAGCTTTAGCACTTTGCCTTCCTTTTTCTCCCGATTACTTACTAATAGACGATATAGGAGAGGATGGGGAGTTTTTCCTCAATTTTATAAAAGGCTTTAAGGGGGGAGTAATAATTACTTATCATAACCTTAGGGACGTTTGGGAGACCGTGGACAAGGTAGTAATCCTATCTAAAGGTAAGGTAACTTATAAAGGGGACAAGGAAGGGCTTAGGTTTAAGGTAATCAGGACGAGGCAGTTATCCATAACCCTTAACCAATACGTGATAAAAGAAGGAGAATACATGGAGGTCTTTGAGAGGATTAACGATAATTCTGTTGAAGATGAATTAAAGAGGCTTGGAGTTAATTATGATGTTGAGGAAGTTCCGCCTGACGAGGTATTTTTGCGCTTTTACGCTTAA
- a CDS encoding PaREP1 family protein, with amino-acid sequence MQDNNSLMEDGTVPQVKDLQSYINFKLEEAIVELNLAIELLKRGYSRNASQKAFMAWKSLLSVLVSTNLDKMPRDEKEKEWYYKTGFLAPTNGLNGIARRLEELGYKDVVGINSLALKLHRYAYNGRGASDYADREDAIEDLKILIRKLAEVLTALGKDKEVKEVLARLNEL; translated from the coding sequence ATGCAAGATAATAATAGCCTAATGGAAGATGGTACTGTACCTCAAGTCAAAGATCTGCAGAGTTACATTAATTTTAAGCTTGAGGAGGCGATTGTGGAGCTTAACCTTGCAATAGAACTATTGAAAAGAGGTTACAGCAGGAATGCCTCACAAAAGGCATTTATGGCGTGGAAGTCGTTACTCAGCGTCTTGGTTTCAACTAATTTAGATAAAATGCCTAGAGATGAGAAAGAAAAGGAGTGGTATTATAAGACCGGTTTCCTTGCTCCTACTAACGGACTTAATGGAATAGCTAGGAGGTTAGAAGAATTAGGTTATAAGGATGTAGTAGGAATAAATTCTTTAGCACTAAAGTTACACAGATATGCTTATAACGGCAGAGGAGCCAGCGATTACGCTGACAGAGAAGACGCGATAGAAGATTTGAAGATCTTAATAAGAAAACTTGCTGAAGTACTGACAGCTCTAGGCAAGGATAAGGAGGTTAAAGAAGTTTTAGCTAGGCTTAACGAGTTATAA